The Aedes albopictus strain Foshan chromosome 1, AalbF5, whole genome shotgun sequence genomic interval tgaaacgtcaaacgcaaagaaaaacgatgggcgctcttcttgttatgaaagccacaaccaagattcaaaatgatcgttgaaggcgtggtcaatgaaaatttcgccagtgttacgtttgtttgtctgtatacatacctgacaatgctcacgaaaaaaacaaaaaaatactaccgctatgaatattaaaaattgtatagtattttttttcttcagccaccaacaccaaacaagtaagttaaaattaataagtgattttgtttattataatctaacgaacaagatgaacagtcgctttctcaaaggtcttcaactcaacgatctcttgtagaccgtttgatgaaaaaaaaaatgttcaaatgagttacgaaatctcaccgaaagcaccatagataaactgaaagagactggttatgcccaaatgtccacattgtgtacaaaattacgcatttgcacgtcctgccgtctagaatttgacaaacgagccatctgtatatcatcggtaaagcagggcgcaggaagttcgaaaacgacaacaactgagaaattgccatcagcgacatctgtttaaacaatttaattacgccccttttcaaaaatgccctgtaatattcttcaacatctatacccatttcaatatttttaacgttgcaaaacacgctttcaacattcatcttgaagaagagggaaaacacttgtcctcaaatgtaacagcaaattaatgaataaacgactaatgcgcggagggcgtgataaaatcggaacattacggtacatagtatattatattatatgtatatataatatataataaaaacaacttgttttactcacgcaaggccattaacaataaaatcagcatcaaacttcaatttccggccgaaataatttacactaaaaaaaattattactaaatgtgaaaattgtgaaatgtttgaattgtcataacttttttgtttattttcatggtagattgctaatacaatggaccgttttctctaaaaaattacgttggtaaaaagatagggttttgagatatttgagtttttgtgacaaaaattatattttttaatgttaaaaaagatttttttcacagtgtatattttcttaggaatcgccatttagttatctaactttgctgaacaataaaatcagcatcaaatcgcgattcccggccgaaataatttacacagaaaaattttttttactaaatgtaaaaattgtgaaatttttgaaatgttataacttttttgtttattagtttaccatcaccaaatttttatggtagattgctaatacaatggaccgttttccctaaaaaattcaagttggtaaaaagatagggttttgagatatttgagtttttgtgacaaaaatgatgtttttcaatgataaaatagattttttttcacagtgtatattttcttagaaatcaccatttagctatctaactttgctgaaaaattcataacaatcgaacaatccgtttttgctgtgcatatttttgaatatttttgaaccattttcacatacacccttttgaaaagttagtcgtggctctaaataaaaatttgatatcgaaaaatggcgatttagatggaactgaaaaactgtgcaaagtttcagttcaatagaaaatcatgaattaaaaattttccttaattttgatgttgttgcttggaatcgctccgcTCTGCTTCTGTCTTCGGGCACATCGTCTTGTTCAATTTTTGGTTTACATCCAACGGCGTTTGAACCGAATTGCACTCGGTCATATTGAACTTCTCCAGCAAGCTGTCGATGTAGGATTCTTGATCTATTGATACCGTTCCGTCTCCTCTCGTAATCCTTAGTCCAAGCACTTGCTTTGCTGTACCAAGATCTTtcatcttgaatttcttcatcAGTTCCTGCCTTACATATTCCGCCATCTTGTCGTCGTTTGTAAAAATTAGAAAATCATCCACGTAAATCGTAACTATTGTCATCTTGTCCCCGTCAACTCGATAGTAAACGCAGGTATCATATTTTGAACGTATTTGTCCCATCTTGCGTAGTACTTTGTCCAATTTCAAATTCCAAATTCTGCTCGCTTGCTTCAAACCATATAGCGCCTTTTGTAGCTTACAAACTCTTCCCATCCCGTCCTCGAAGCCTTCTGGTTGCTGCATATAAATCTCTTCATTCTTCAGCTCACCTTGCAAGAAAGCCGTTACTACAGCATCTAACTGATATATTGAAAGATTGTTCTCAGCTGCCTTTGCCATCAGGCACCGGATCGTCGCATAACGAACTACTGGCGAATACGTTTCAGCATAGTCGATACCCTGGATTTGCGCACATCCTTTGATCACCAATCTCGCTTTGAACCTCTCAATTGATCCATCAGGGTTGGTCTTGGCTTTGTACACCCACTTATTCTTCAACGCTTTACGCTTTACGCTTTACTTCTTTACTGGTGGTAACGACGTAATCGCCCAGGTGCCGTTTTCGATTTGAGCTTGATACTCTGCCTTCATCGCGTCGACCCAATATTTTCGGTTGGTATCTGCCATGGTCTCTCGATAACTTTCAGGTTCACCAAATAACTGTGGGATGGAAACTTGCGGAAGATTTGGACTACTACATCGGATAGAAGAACACTTGCCTTCGATCGGGCGCTCCCGATCACAATGCCTCGAATCATGTTGCTCCTCAACGGAGTCTTCTAAACGTGGTGGGAGCGTCTTCGTGCCACAAGCCTCCAGACCCATTATCATGGGCTCGTAATTCTCTGGCAGCAGACTGGCTAGCCATGTATCATCCACTTTGAAGCCAACCTCCGTATGCTTATGAGCTTATTTCATTCACGTATTCTTCCACAGACCTACACTCGACCAGACGAATACCTGTTAGCTTCCGcagttcctgattatggtatgtACACTGGTCATGCTTCAAACGGCAGATGGGCTAATTTCGGCGCTGTCTTCCATACCATAAAACCGTGGCGTgcccttaaagtacgttcctgacctGTGCCCAGCTTATGCAACTATCTGAGAGgccccataagggcctgggccaaccctcgggttgCTTccttgcttgcatagataaccaccaggttgattggcgactacttcatttgcagtgagggaCAGCGGCTCTAAGGGCGACCCAACAGAAATGACGACTACTACTGAATCCATGAACAacaatgtgatcgagagtggagaggcagagagaacggcgttgaacccgttcgcgcgacGAGGACTGTCGAGACCACCACTACGAGGGGTTGGTGTACCCACCAGCGAGCAGATGGCAGGAGTAGCACGAGACAGCGCAGATGACCTCACGcgagcgctgaaccgcaacagcaGCGGGCTACCAAAGATGATGATAGTTGCCGAAGAGcaggacgagctgatcggctacaagAGCGTGCTGAACAACAtccgcaaatcgctggctctggccaagaaggagtatgatctcctggACGAAGACCGGAGTGCAGCTGATGCGAGCAAGGAGGAGCGGAAAGCCTCCTCTTTGCTGGCAAAGCGACGATGCAGAACAAAACTATGCAGCTCGCTGGAGCCGTAAAGAAGAGGTCAACCCGCCTTACAGCTCGAACTGCATGGTCAAAATCTGCAGAGGAGATGCGTCCGGCAAAGACGGGCGGAAAGCCAAAGAGAAAGAAGGTAACGGCCAACGCAAGTAACCAGGCAGccaagtcggttgcgaaacgcgcaaaAGGGCAGGGAAATCAAGTCCCAAGAGACCAAACTTAAGAGGGACGGTGAACAACCGGACCATGGGACCGGAgctaaggttccgaatgcgagaccGTTGGCAGTAATGCTTAAATGCTATCACAAacgatttggacgttcgattttaactattctccttcttgaacctcctaccctgagtgagtagtatcggtgttcgaaagtaacgcgttccgtctagtctgttggttggcgGCAAACACGGAATGTAATACtgtatcccttcgcaacggtaccgtgaaacgattgtgggtttcgtcatTCTGATCAGCGTCGATTTGTCAccgcgatagctgtggacaagagtgctgctggattcagtaagtatttggtctagtcccaccgcaagaggaCCACCACTCCAATCGGGAGATTGTGCTGACGCCtacatttggtggctccagagaggaggaaCTACTGCCAGCAACATCGCCCCTTCATGGAACTTGAATTCAAAGGGTAGTCTATAAGCAGGGCCCAATCTTCCAGGGAAGAGAAGACAACTTAAGCCGGTAGCtagtggaacgcttaccaatagagagCTCATGTACATCCCTAActggcgtaccgcgaaggtaaggaagagagagaatgagtttttagtgaagACCCATACCTTTTTGGTATCGGATTAGCAGATTTTttcattctaaaaaaaaagtcatGGACACAAGTCTGCCGTCACGAGACGTGAAAGTTAAAGGTGGTAGACTGAAaagttttttggattttttgactGCAGTGTGCAGCAGACAGTTCTCGGTTGGAATTTAGAAAATGGTGTGTGGCGTAGACGCATGACCCACTAGTTGTAGCGAGTGTACACAAAATGAAACGAACAATATATGGCAGACTTGAGCGGGCTGGACGCGTAGTGCGAATGTCAGaggaaagaataaaaaaaaaccttagcaGGGAAGCAGATAAAGTTTGCGGCACAGAGAACACGCTGGCTGCAAGCGGTGAAAGAATATTTCAGATCCCTAAATGTCAAAATAGGAGCATGGATTTTGACGGATTACGTTCGGGCAAACCGGAGGAACATCGTCCAAGACCGACAAAGATGGTGCTCTACCACACGCTCGGCGTTTGATATAAGTTGACCTGAATCAATTTAAAACAGCAACATGGTATCGTAGGTAATGTTAATAACTGAATTACAAAGTATAAGCTATTTTTTGTGGAACTGAACTGTTCTTTAGAGTTCTATACATATTCTTCTGAAAATCCGTGGACCTTTATAGCGGCCAATGCGCTGGCATGGCATTCGGCAAAAACATGTCGACAGTGACCGATTAGAATTCCGGTCCAGGAACGTTTCGTggcaattttcttgacttccttcagcatagagtatcttcatgactgccacacgatgtacaaaTGCAGAAATGGTTATTGGGAGAACATGGTCACAGTAAATTGTGAGATTTCTAATATAACAATATGCTGCAAAGCATGCTTTGTCCGGGTTGAGACCTTAAGTCGCCGAGAAGCCGAGAAAGTCAGCAGCTTTTCAGCCATCTATAATTAAACGTTCTCTTCGTACAACTCCGGATCACTACAATGTCTCCAAGAAACGCCGCTTTTAATTATTAAATTTATCAATAACAAGGATTTCGGAAAGTATACTTACACGGGACCACCAGTGATTGACGAGTTCTTCAACATAAAGATAATTTATTAAGAAAACCGCATCTCCGCCACGGACGCGGCGGCAGCACCGATCACGATTCCATCACGACACTTCACCACTCTTCCGGAACTGTCCCGTTCCTAATCTCTACTTGCTATTGAGCGAACGTTCGCAGTTGGTGTAGGCCACTCCGACGCCGAAACCCGATCCCATGATAATGGGCCACGCACGTCTCTTGAAGAACAACAGCGAGAACACGGTACCCAGGGCAAGGCCACCACCTACGGATGAAGAATGTTTGGTGGAAGACGCACGTCAACAAACAATAGCAACACCACAGAAATTATGTAACTCGAGATCGGAAGAGCTCCCAAGTTCAAGGTTTTCAATTGTTCCTAGCAAACTGGGAGGCGATACTTACCGAATTTGACCAGCGTGTCGGTCAGGCAGCGGTCGATCTTCTTGCCGTACTGGTCCTCAGCGAAGGTTTGGGCCATTTTGCCGGGTGAATGCGAGGCGGGTCGATTTTTTCCACACGCACACTGATTTTCTGAAACGATGGAACCACCAGACACAAAAATCTGCCGCACTCTGGCTGAGATGATGATGATTTTCGATCGGTTTTGACGTTTCTCTGTTTTGCTTCAGCGCTTCTTTCGACACTGGCTCGCATCTCTTTTTCGATATCCGTTTAGATGTTTCTGAAGGGTTTCATTGAAACTCCGACACCACTCGAATGGTGCCCTATCCCTCGTCGTCTGTCAAACGCGAGTCGGACTGGCGCTGCGTAAACATCGAAAACTCGCACTCTCTTTTGACAGCTTGCGGCAGACATTCTTCGTGGTTGCGCACATTCTCGAGGTTTTGCAGTGTAAAAAGTTTTAGTAAAATCAAAAGTAAGTGAATATTCCCATTGTTTTCGGCGTCATTGTTTAGGGTAACTGTTGTTTAGCGGCAACAGCTTGTGTTAGTGCTTAATTGGTTTTGGATTAATCGAAAAATAACGTTTTCTTTTTCCCCCTTTCCGATTACATAATTTCTCCTCCGGAACATCCAGAATGTCGTTCGCCCTGAGAAGCACTGCTCGTTTGGCCGCCTCGGTCCGGCCGGCTCTGCGCTCGATGCAGTCCCGTGGCTACGCCGACGAGATGGCGTTCACGCTGGCCGCCGCCAACAAGGTGTACTACGACTCGGCCAACATCCGGCAGGTGGATGTGCCCTCGTTCAGCGGCGCCTTCGGTATCCTGCCCAAGCACGTCCCCACCCTGGGTAAGAAGAACCTTCCTATCGTGTAATGACTATAATAGTGAGCTTACATTCAATGGTGGTAATTTCCTTTTTAGCCGTCCTGAAGCCCGGAGTGGTCACCGTGTACGAACATGATGGTGCCACCAAGAAAATCTTTGTTTCCAGCGGTACCATCACCGTCAACGAGGATTCCTCCGTCCAGGTGCTGGCCGAGGAAGCTCACCCCGTT includes:
- the LOC109409421 gene encoding ATP synthase subunit delta, mitochondrial: MSFALRSTARLAASVRPALRSMQSRGYADEMAFTLAAANKVYYDSANIRQVDVPSFSGAFGILPKHVPTLAVLKPGVVTVYEHDGATKKIFVSSGTITVNEDSSVQVLAEEAHPVEDLDSGACREILSSAQSQLSSASTDKERAEAGIAVEVAEALVKAAE
- the LOC109398378 gene encoding MICOS complex subunit Mic10; amino-acid sequence: MAQTFAEDQYGKKIDRCLTDTLVKFGGGLALGTVFSLLFFKRRAWPIIMGSGFGVGVAYTNCERSLNSK